The following proteins are encoded in a genomic region of Ferviditalea candida:
- a CDS encoding molybdopterin biosynthesis protein yields the protein MQPFAFTRKIYLEDVLREDARQKLLKRFAVSPETEWIPTVQARGRITAEPVYANLSMPHYHASAMDGIVVKAEETYGAHEHRPLTLELEKSFAYVDTGDPVQEPYNAVIMIENVNAIDERHVEIIEPATPWQHIRPVGEDVVAGEMLLPQGHRLRPVDLGALLAGGVLSVPVVQKPVVSIIPTGDELVEPKLDVKSGEIIEFNGTVFAGYLEEWGAQPRYAGIVKDDPERLRLALLDAVAQSDIVIMNAGSSAGSEDYTVHLIGELGEVITHGVATRPGKPVILGIIQDTIVVGLPGYPVSAYLAMEWFVRPLICKYLGIPEPKRDTLEVTLGRRIVSKMGSEDFVRMNVGYVDGRFVANPLTRAAGVTMSLVRADGLLVVPHDCLGYEQGEQVKLELYKPVEEIRKGIVFSGSHDLAIDVLSSLIRKRDVSRHILSSHTGSMAGIMAIRKGEAHVVGIHLLHEETGEYNIPFIKQYLKGQDVVLIRFLQREQGWIVPKGNPERIQSVEDMLQKELIYVNRQRGAGTRMLFDYMLKEKAVDPQSIKGYNREMFSHLSVAAAVKSGTAHTGLGIFSAAKAMDLDFVPLTFESYDLLMSRAFYESEGGSLLIEIMKSQEFAMQVERLGGYKLDRTGEPIDIKE from the coding sequence ATGCAGCCGTTTGCGTTTACAAGAAAAATCTATTTGGAAGATGTGCTAAGAGAAGATGCCAGACAGAAGCTGCTGAAACGGTTTGCCGTCTCTCCGGAAACAGAATGGATCCCGACCGTGCAGGCCAGGGGCAGGATCACTGCGGAACCTGTATATGCCAACCTCTCCATGCCGCATTATCACGCGTCGGCGATGGACGGGATTGTCGTCAAAGCGGAGGAGACCTACGGCGCGCATGAACATCGACCTTTGACGCTGGAACTCGAAAAGTCATTTGCTTATGTGGATACCGGCGATCCCGTCCAAGAACCGTACAATGCGGTCATCATGATTGAGAATGTGAATGCGATCGATGAGCGGCATGTTGAAATTATCGAGCCGGCTACGCCGTGGCAGCACATCAGGCCGGTAGGGGAGGATGTGGTTGCCGGTGAGATGCTGCTTCCACAGGGCCACCGGCTGCGTCCTGTCGACCTGGGGGCTTTGCTGGCGGGCGGTGTGCTATCGGTGCCTGTCGTCCAAAAACCGGTGGTTTCCATCATACCCACGGGGGATGAACTGGTCGAGCCGAAGCTTGATGTGAAATCAGGGGAAATCATCGAGTTTAACGGTACCGTGTTCGCCGGATATTTGGAGGAATGGGGGGCCCAACCCAGATATGCCGGAATCGTCAAGGACGATCCGGAACGGTTGCGTCTCGCATTGCTCGATGCGGTTGCGCAATCGGATATCGTCATCATGAATGCGGGTTCCTCAGCAGGATCGGAGGATTATACGGTTCATCTGATCGGTGAATTGGGCGAGGTGATCACACACGGTGTAGCCACACGTCCGGGTAAACCGGTCATATTGGGAATCATTCAGGATACGATTGTCGTCGGACTGCCCGGCTATCCCGTTTCGGCGTATTTGGCGATGGAATGGTTTGTCCGGCCGTTAATCTGTAAGTATCTAGGCATCCCCGAACCGAAGCGGGATACCTTGGAAGTCACCTTGGGCAGACGAATCGTTTCCAAAATGGGCTCTGAGGATTTTGTGCGGATGAATGTCGGATATGTGGACGGCCGGTTCGTGGCCAATCCGCTGACGAGGGCCGCGGGCGTCACGATGTCGCTGGTTCGCGCCGACGGCTTGCTCGTTGTGCCACATGATTGCTTGGGCTACGAACAAGGCGAGCAGGTAAAGCTGGAGCTGTATAAGCCTGTCGAGGAAATAAGAAAGGGAATTGTCTTTTCGGGCAGCCATGATTTGGCGATCGATGTTCTCTCATCTTTGATCCGCAAACGGGATGTGTCCAGGCACATTCTTTCTTCCCATACCGGAAGCATGGCGGGAATCATGGCGATCCGCAAAGGGGAAGCCCATGTTGTGGGCATTCATCTGCTGCATGAGGAGACAGGAGAGTATAATATTCCTTTTATCAAGCAGTATTTGAAAGGGCAGGATGTCGTGCTGATCCGGTTCCTGCAGCGGGAGCAAGGCTGGATCGTTCCCAAGGGGAATCCGGAGCGGATTCAGTCAGTGGAAGACATGCTGCAAAAGGAACTGATTTATGTCAATCGACAGCGTGGAGCGGGGACGCGCATGCTGTTTGATTATATGCTGAAAGAAAAGGCGGTTGACCCGCAATCGATCAAAGGCTACAATCGGGAAATGTTTTCCCATCTAAGCGTCGCCGCAGCGGTAAAAAGCGGTACGGCGCATACGGGTCTCGGAATTTTTTCAGCGGCTAAAGCGATGGACCTTGATTTTGTCCCTTTAACCTTCGAATCCTATGATTTGTTAATGAGCAGGGCGTTTTATGAAAGCGAAGGCGGGAGCCTGCTCATTGAAATCATGAAATCGCAGGAGTTCGCCATGCAGGTTGAACGATTGGGTGGCTATAAGCTTGACCGGACGGGGGAACCGATCGATATAAAGGAGTGA
- the moaA gene encoding GTP 3',8-cyclase MoaA: protein MKDEQGKIFDQSNRPLRDLRISVTDRCNFRCRYCMPEEVFGPDYRFLPHTQLLSFEEIERLTRLFVELGVRKIRITGGEPLLRRDLPVLIRMLRSIEGVEDIAMTTNGSLLDKHAESLKEAGLDRLTVSLDSLDDERFGRMNGRGIKVATVLKGIEAAAKAGFSVKINMVVQKGVNDQDILPMASHFRGTGHIVRFIEFMDVGNSNGWKLEQVVPSKEVVRMINEEMPLEPVDPNYYGEVASRYRYQGTDEEIGLISSVTQAFCSTCTRARLSAEGELYTCLFASQAYDLRKPLRGGASDEEMLEIIQSIWNKRNDRYSEIRLQNTTGLKRNKVEMYHIGG from the coding sequence ATGAAGGATGAGCAAGGGAAGATTTTCGACCAATCGAACAGGCCCCTTCGTGATTTGCGGATCTCCGTAACCGATCGGTGCAATTTCCGCTGCCGGTACTGCATGCCGGAAGAGGTGTTCGGACCCGATTACCGGTTTCTGCCTCATACGCAGCTGCTGAGCTTTGAGGAAATCGAACGGTTGACCCGTCTGTTTGTGGAACTGGGCGTCAGAAAAATCCGGATTACCGGAGGCGAACCGCTGCTGCGCAGGGATCTTCCCGTGCTGATCCGTATGCTCCGAAGCATAGAAGGTGTAGAGGACATTGCGATGACGACCAACGGTTCGTTGTTGGATAAGCATGCCGAATCGCTGAAAGAGGCGGGTCTGGATCGGCTGACGGTCAGCTTGGACAGCTTGGATGACGAGCGTTTTGGGCGGATGAACGGACGGGGGATCAAGGTGGCGACGGTGTTGAAAGGAATTGAAGCGGCGGCCAAGGCCGGATTCTCCGTCAAGATCAATATGGTTGTGCAAAAGGGCGTGAATGATCAGGATATCCTCCCGATGGCCAGCCATTTTCGCGGAACGGGTCACATCGTCCGGTTTATCGAGTTTATGGATGTCGGGAATTCCAATGGCTGGAAATTGGAGCAGGTTGTCCCCAGTAAAGAAGTTGTCCGCATGATCAACGAGGAAATGCCATTGGAGCCGGTCGACCCGAATTATTACGGCGAGGTGGCCAGCCGATATCGCTATCAAGGAACCGACGAGGAGATTGGGCTGATCTCCTCCGTTACGCAGGCGTTTTGTTCCACCTGCACCCGGGCCCGCCTCTCGGCGGAAGGCGAATTGTACACATGCCTGTTTGCTTCGCAGGCGTACGATTTGCGCAAACCGCTCAGGGGCGGGGCCAGCGATGAAGAAATGCTGGAAATTATACAAAGCATCTGGAACAAGAGAAATGACCGGTACTCCGAAATCCGGTTGCAGAATACAACGGGCTTGAAGCGAAATAAAGTGGAGATGTATCATATCGGCGGGTAA
- a CDS encoding GMC family oxidoreductase N-terminal domain-containing protein, with protein MYNIDADVIVIGSGGGGAVAAKELGEKGLKVLVLEAGPWYGNKKWPEPNVRRGGEWSSSPLDLDVALYKKQYNTYEENMNDVVSGRFRFGPADRRRPPWHRIMRQAGDIWQLSGVGGTTQHYWANSPRAFPSAIDQIWPISYRELIPYYEKVEATLPVQFSPTTSKEELFYFGAKKAGWSLIPTLDVVTPGYRPMPNAILPPNPHFTDPNYSIDQLSSMEGCTLAGHCVNGCPVGPSVDKIAKRGTLVSYVPLALKTGNVAIRPNSFTTKILTEMDPKEGLRAVGVRFRDTWTGETGELLAKAVVMAAGCIETPRLWINSQLPYNPWVGRGMTHHYLDWVSGVFEEKDLLRILGTPNVNPFVGHTAGARIDYPGLGCFQVSGVSPGLFAFMTYGFSGTGYDAARMPEPGEPWNIRGRVVGPELKELMLSYRNTMSMLILADDETLYRNRVTVDPTLQDEHGPIPVIHYTPSQKTIQRRDQLARYASELLLQAGAKRVIRADFPAGFFLHLESTMRMGYVTDSKCEAIQVKRLYIGDNSTHFNGIGGPNPTLTTQALATRLADLMFDKYFS; from the coding sequence ATGTACAACATTGATGCCGATGTGATCGTGATCGGGTCCGGCGGTGGCGGAGCCGTGGCAGCCAAAGAGCTCGGAGAAAAAGGGCTCAAAGTGCTGGTGCTCGAGGCCGGTCCCTGGTACGGCAACAAAAAGTGGCCGGAACCCAACGTCCGGCGCGGCGGGGAGTGGAGCAGCAGTCCGCTTGATTTGGATGTGGCTCTCTATAAAAAACAATACAACACCTATGAAGAAAACATGAACGATGTCGTTTCCGGAAGGTTTCGGTTTGGACCGGCCGACCGCCGCCGCCCCCCTTGGCACCGGATTATGCGTCAGGCCGGCGATATTTGGCAGCTGTCCGGAGTCGGAGGCACCACCCAGCATTACTGGGCAAACTCCCCCAGGGCTTTTCCGTCGGCCATTGATCAAATTTGGCCAATTTCCTATCGGGAATTGATCCCCTATTACGAAAAAGTCGAAGCCACGCTGCCGGTCCAATTCTCACCGACAACCTCTAAGGAGGAGCTGTTTTACTTCGGGGCGAAAAAAGCGGGCTGGTCCCTGATCCCGACACTGGATGTCGTCACACCCGGATACCGGCCCATGCCGAACGCGATCCTTCCTCCCAACCCTCATTTCACCGATCCCAATTACTCGATTGACCAGCTTTCCAGCATGGAAGGGTGTACGTTGGCCGGGCACTGCGTCAATGGATGTCCGGTTGGACCCTCGGTAGACAAGATAGCCAAACGGGGGACGCTGGTCAGTTATGTTCCTTTGGCTCTCAAAACCGGAAACGTCGCAATCCGTCCGAATTCGTTCACGACCAAAATCTTGACGGAAATGGATCCGAAGGAAGGTCTCCGCGCAGTGGGCGTCCGATTCCGGGACACGTGGACCGGAGAAACAGGAGAACTGCTTGCCAAAGCTGTCGTGATGGCGGCAGGCTGCATTGAAACTCCACGGCTTTGGATTAACTCGCAATTGCCGTACAATCCGTGGGTAGGCAGGGGAATGACCCATCATTATCTTGATTGGGTATCGGGGGTTTTCGAGGAAAAAGATCTGCTCCGCATACTTGGAACACCGAATGTGAACCCGTTCGTCGGCCATACGGCAGGAGCCAGAATCGATTATCCGGGACTCGGCTGCTTTCAGGTGTCCGGCGTGAGTCCGGGGTTGTTCGCATTTATGACCTACGGCTTCAGCGGGACGGGATATGATGCCGCTCGAATGCCTGAACCCGGAGAGCCCTGGAACATCCGCGGCCGGGTGGTCGGGCCGGAGTTGAAGGAATTGATGTTGAGTTACCGCAACACGATGAGCATGCTGATTCTTGCGGATGACGAAACGCTTTACCGAAACCGGGTGACGGTCGATCCGACGCTCCAGGATGAGCATGGCCCGATTCCGGTCATTCACTATACGCCCAGCCAAAAAACCATACAACGCCGCGATCAATTGGCCAGATATGCGTCCGAGCTGCTGCTGCAAGCAGGAGCCAAGCGGGTGATCAGAGCGGATTTCCCGGCAGGCTTCTTTCTTCATCTGGAAAGCACGATGCGGATGGGCTATGTGACGGATTCGAAATGCGAGGCCATCCAAGTCAAACGCCTGTACATCGGCGACAACAGCACGCATTTCAACGGAATCGGCGGTCCTAACCCCACGCTTACGACACAGGCGCTGGCTACACGCTTGGCTGATCTGATGTTTGACAAATATTTCAGTTAG
- a CDS encoding sigma-54 interaction domain-containing protein, whose protein sequence is MKNDKITEPDYDAVLELESVRKLNLELDSIINNSYDGIWVMDGNGLTLRVNKTYEKFSGIRIQEVLGRNIHDLVSEGYFSDSAAIHVLKEKRPVTIIHEIKTGKKAMVTASPIFDEHGEIWRIVANVRDITELIGLKEKLEAIEAESRRYQEELEQLKRTRLVSEEMISVSSSMKIVLEAANRVAGVDSTVLVLGESGVGKGVLAKLIHQASKRQTGPMITINCAALPESLLESELFGYEKGTFTGALKEGKQGLIELADKGTLFLDEIAELPLHLQTKLLQVIQDQKFYRLGGRKTIDIDVRIIAATNRDLLQMVREGRFREDLYYRLHVVPITIPPLRERKDDILPLSLYFLQKFNQKYGYAKKIPTEVADFLTSYEWPGNVRELENLIERLVVMSGANTIALMELPKAILKDQLRLKALPDSNAQVHPDHYLISVSKQSTFKAALEELEKQLIMNALHEHGSCRRAALHLGMHHSTLARKCKQYEIILA, encoded by the coding sequence GTGAAGAATGACAAAATCACGGAACCCGATTATGATGCGGTCTTGGAATTGGAATCGGTCCGGAAGTTGAATCTCGAGCTGGATTCCATCATTAATAATTCTTATGACGGAATTTGGGTGATGGATGGAAACGGATTAACCTTGAGAGTCAACAAGACGTACGAGAAATTTTCCGGAATCCGTATACAGGAGGTTTTAGGCAGAAACATTCACGATCTTGTTTCGGAGGGATACTTTTCCGATTCCGCGGCAATCCATGTATTGAAAGAAAAAAGACCGGTCACGATCATACATGAAATCAAAACAGGCAAAAAGGCGATGGTCACGGCTTCGCCGATCTTTGACGAGCACGGAGAAATTTGGAGAATTGTAGCCAATGTTCGCGATATTACGGAACTCATCGGGCTGAAGGAGAAGCTTGAAGCGATTGAAGCGGAATCGCGGAGATATCAGGAGGAGCTCGAACAGCTGAAAAGGACCCGGTTGGTCAGCGAGGAGATGATATCCGTCAGCAGCAGCATGAAAATCGTGCTGGAAGCGGCAAATCGGGTGGCCGGCGTCGATTCCACCGTTTTGGTCCTGGGTGAATCGGGTGTGGGAAAAGGGGTTTTGGCCAAGCTTATCCACCAGGCGAGCAAGCGTCAAACCGGGCCGATGATCACGATCAACTGCGCCGCTTTACCGGAGAGTCTGCTGGAATCCGAGCTGTTCGGGTATGAGAAAGGAACGTTCACGGGCGCATTGAAAGAAGGCAAGCAAGGCCTAATTGAATTGGCCGATAAAGGAACACTGTTTCTCGATGAAATTGCCGAATTGCCCCTGCATCTGCAAACCAAGCTGCTTCAGGTGATTCAGGACCAGAAATTTTACCGGTTGGGCGGAAGAAAGACGATCGATATCGATGTGCGGATCATTGCAGCGACCAACCGCGATCTTTTGCAGATGGTGAGGGAGGGGCGGTTTCGGGAGGACTTGTATTACCGTCTGCATGTCGTTCCGATCACGATACCTCCGCTCCGCGAAAGAAAGGATGATATCCTGCCGTTGAGCCTCTATTTTTTGCAAAAATTCAATCAGAAATACGGATACGCCAAAAAAATCCCCACAGAAGTCGCTGACTTTCTAACTTCATACGAATGGCCGGGCAATGTCAGGGAATTGGAGAATTTGATCGAAAGACTCGTGGTCATGTCCGGAGCCAATACAATTGCCCTTATGGAACTGCCGAAGGCCATCTTAAAGGATCAACTGAGATTAAAGGCTTTACCGGATTCAAATGCTCAGGTGCATCCGGATCATTATCTCATCTCCGTATCCAAGCAATCAACCTTCAAAGCCGCGCTGGAAGAGCTTGAAAAGCAATTGATTATGAACGCTTTACACGAACACGGCAGCTGCCGCCGAGCCGCGCTCCATCTTGGCATGCATCATTCCACTCTCGCGCGAAAATGCAAACAGTACGAAATCATCCTTGCCTGA
- a CDS encoding acetyl-CoA carboxylase biotin carboxyl carrier protein, producing the protein MNERDELTYEDLLQIIRIIDSSANCTYFHLKLGDIDIEIEKRDESAGPMRNRTDADAASSGKMSEACAASAERTEPPRKGTVSGESKTAEAAEQTADETVTPLLPEEGFKVKAPMVGLFYRCPEPGAPPFVEVGQRVSKEDTVCLIEVMKLFTSIKAGCDGIVSQILAEDGLPVEYGQTLIVIEPKVDED; encoded by the coding sequence GTGAATGAACGCGACGAACTAACCTATGAAGATTTATTGCAGATCATCCGGATCATTGATTCATCCGCGAATTGTACCTATTTTCATTTGAAGCTTGGCGATATCGATATCGAAATCGAGAAAAGAGACGAGTCAGCCGGGCCAATGCGGAACCGGACTGACGCGGATGCTGCGTCTTCCGGGAAGATGTCGGAAGCCTGCGCGGCTTCTGCTGAAAGGACGGAACCGCCCCGCAAGGGTACGGTTTCAGGCGAATCTAAAACCGCTGAAGCTGCAGAGCAAACAGCCGATGAAACAGTCACCCCGTTACTACCTGAGGAAGGCTTCAAAGTCAAGGCTCCAATGGTCGGTTTATTCTACCGCTGTCCGGAGCCGGGGGCACCGCCTTTTGTGGAGGTAGGGCAGCGTGTCAGCAAGGAGGATACCGTCTGTCTTATTGAAGTGATGAAGCTGTTTACTTCGATTAAAGCGGGCTGCGATGGCATCGTGTCGCAGATTTTGGCCGAGGATGGGCTCCCGGTAGAGTACGGGCAGACGCTGATCGTCATTGAGCCAAAGGTTGATGAGGATTGA
- a CDS encoding acetate--CoA ligase family protein produces MNHNSQVEKSLAALLKPESIAIAGASADRGKIGSLPLQFLKKHSFSGRVYPINPNAEEIEGWKCYSSVSDVPDPIDLLVIAVSASRIPDILNDCREGQVKSALILSSGFAETGKAGAERQQQLLALAGAKGIRFVGPNSVGVVNLWSAVVPAISQVFDQTGLKPGPVAFVTQSGALGTAITAIAHEEGIGIGYFVSTGNEADLDFSDFCQFFIDDPAVTIISGYVEGIRDGAKFKQTARRAIAAGKPIVLMKVGKTDVGHDAVRSHTGALAGSDEIYEAVFKENGVVRAESIEELMDVLKIFSCYPAHSAGPGRSGRKAAVFSHSGGAGVLMADQCVKEGLELPSPSTDLREKLGQRLPSYASLQNPVDMTANVVFLPDVMCGSAYDAVRSGEYDAVMLCVNLIWRQGDALAEQLLAERRQTDGMLGVVWIAGPKEPIRKLNRQGVPVFSDPVRCVKAVAAKLKWEQSRARILETVPAELHVEAGTASKAVPDGFAAQEALLRKYGIPLAPAQLARNWEEAKEAAGRLAYPIALKLIAPGLLHKSDIGGVAVGIASEAELRQAYERLTAIQLNGIQAEGILVQQMIEDGTELFAGVKRDPVFGPVTVLGLGGIYVEILKESLIRPSPISEKQAMEMIRSARFYPLLDGARGRQKCDVPALARLLSRLSVLSVAEPVQSIDLNPIMMLPDSAIVVDYKFMFDSGRGE; encoded by the coding sequence ATGAATCATAACAGCCAGGTGGAGAAGTCATTAGCAGCCTTATTAAAGCCGGAGAGCATTGCAATTGCGGGGGCTTCGGCTGATCGGGGAAAAATCGGCTCGCTGCCGCTCCAGTTTTTGAAGAAGCACAGTTTTTCGGGAAGGGTTTACCCGATTAATCCGAATGCTGAGGAGATTGAGGGCTGGAAATGTTATTCCTCCGTTTCCGATGTACCGGATCCGATTGATTTGCTCGTGATTGCTGTAAGCGCTTCCCGGATACCGGATATTTTGAATGATTGCAGGGAGGGTCAGGTGAAGTCGGCGCTTATTTTGTCATCCGGCTTTGCGGAGACAGGGAAGGCCGGAGCCGAACGGCAGCAGCAGCTTCTAGCTCTTGCAGGGGCGAAAGGCATCCGGTTTGTCGGACCGAATTCAGTCGGGGTCGTCAATTTGTGGTCGGCGGTCGTTCCTGCGATCAGCCAGGTTTTTGACCAAACGGGCTTGAAGCCCGGACCGGTTGCGTTTGTGACGCAAAGCGGCGCGCTGGGAACTGCGATTACCGCAATTGCCCATGAAGAAGGGATCGGTATCGGTTATTTTGTCAGCACGGGGAATGAAGCGGATTTGGATTTCAGCGATTTTTGCCAATTTTTTATCGATGATCCCGCTGTCACGATCATCTCCGGATATGTGGAGGGCATCCGGGACGGCGCGAAATTCAAGCAAACTGCGCGCAGAGCGATTGCAGCCGGCAAGCCGATCGTCTTGATGAAGGTCGGCAAAACGGATGTCGGCCATGATGCCGTCCGCTCCCATACGGGAGCGCTGGCCGGGTCCGATGAAATTTATGAAGCGGTTTTCAAAGAGAACGGAGTTGTGCGCGCGGAAAGCATTGAAGAGCTGATGGATGTTTTGAAAATATTTTCGTGTTATCCCGCTCATTCTGCCGGCCCGGGGAGATCCGGCCGGAAAGCGGCTGTGTTCAGCCATTCCGGCGGAGCCGGAGTTTTGATGGCGGATCAATGTGTCAAGGAAGGCCTTGAGCTGCCCTCCCCGTCAACGGACCTGCGAGAAAAATTAGGGCAGCGGCTGCCTTCCTACGCTTCCCTGCAAAACCCGGTGGATATGACCGCCAATGTCGTTTTTCTGCCTGATGTCATGTGCGGCAGCGCTTATGATGCCGTTCGAAGCGGAGAATATGATGCGGTCATGCTCTGCGTGAATTTAATCTGGCGCCAGGGAGACGCCCTGGCGGAGCAGCTTCTCGCAGAGCGTCGGCAAACGGATGGGATGTTGGGCGTTGTCTGGATTGCCGGGCCGAAGGAGCCCATCCGCAAGCTGAATCGACAGGGAGTACCGGTTTTTAGCGATCCGGTCCGCTGCGTAAAGGCGGTCGCCGCAAAATTGAAATGGGAGCAAAGCCGGGCGCGGATCCTGGAGACGGTTCCGGCTGAGCTTCATGTTGAAGCCGGAACGGCAAGCAAAGCGGTGCCCGATGGCTTCGCGGCGCAGGAAGCCCTGCTGCGCAAGTACGGGATCCCGCTGGCCCCGGCACAACTCGCCCGCAATTGGGAGGAGGCGAAGGAGGCTGCGGGAAGGCTGGCATACCCTATAGCGTTGAAGCTGATTGCGCCCGGCCTGCTGCACAAAAGCGATATCGGGGGCGTCGCCGTCGGAATTGCCTCGGAAGCGGAGCTTCGCCAAGCATATGAACGGTTGACAGCGATTCAATTGAACGGCATCCAAGCGGAAGGCATTCTCGTGCAGCAAATGATTGAAGACGGAACGGAGCTGTTTGCCGGCGTCAAACGGGACCCTGTATTCGGACCGGTTACGGTATTGGGGCTCGGGGGGATTTATGTCGAAATCCTGAAGGAATCCCTCATTCGTCCTTCGCCGATATCCGAAAAGCAGGCAATGGAAATGATCCGCTCGGCGCGTTTTTACCCGCTGCTCGACGGAGCGCGCGGCCGGCAAAAATGCGATGTTCCCGCACTGGCCCGGCTGCTGTCCCGATTGTCGGTGCTTTCGGTCGCGGAGCCTGTGCAGTCGATTGATTTGAATCCGATCATGATGCTGCCGGATTCCGCGATTGTGGTGGATTATAAATTTATGTTCGATTCGGGCAGGGGGGAATGA
- the accC gene encoding acetyl-CoA carboxylase biotin carboxylase subunit yields MGPFKRVLIANRGEIALRIIRACRELGIETIQVYSEADSGSLPVQLADDRICIGGPKAADSYLNMRAIVSAALIKKADAVHPGYGFLAENARFAELCGQENVKFIGPSPEVIDLMGNKAAARKFASEAGVPVTPGSIDPVADLEEAVSVAEEIGFPVMLKASAGGGGRGMRVAYGMNELREAFARAKAEAKAAFSDDSLYIEKYLTGVRHIEVQILADAETVVHLGERDCTLQRRNQKLLEESPSPALSGRLREEITEAAVRLARHAGYQSAGTVEFIVDEATGRFHFIEMNTRIQVEHPVTEMITGIDLVKKQIEIAQGTPLGVSQEDIEFSGHAIECRINAEDAEKDFIPNPGEIQSYIPTGGPGIRMDSHIFAGYRVPPHYDSLLGKVIAWGTTREEAIARMKRALEDMTITGVATTVPFCKKLIEHPNFKAGRFNTRFVEDGLLHASLRE; encoded by the coding sequence TTGGGTCCATTCAAGCGTGTGCTGATCGCCAATCGCGGAGAGATCGCCCTTCGAATCATTCGCGCGTGCCGTGAATTGGGGATTGAAACGATTCAGGTCTATTCGGAAGCCGATAGCGGCTCCCTGCCTGTTCAACTGGCGGATGACCGTATCTGCATCGGAGGCCCTAAAGCTGCGGACAGTTATTTGAATATGCGGGCTATTGTCAGTGCGGCCCTGATCAAAAAGGCGGATGCCGTCCACCCCGGTTACGGGTTTCTCGCAGAAAATGCGAGGTTTGCCGAATTATGCGGGCAGGAAAATGTGAAGTTTATCGGACCCTCGCCGGAGGTGATCGATTTGATGGGGAATAAGGCCGCGGCGCGTAAATTCGCATCGGAAGCCGGTGTGCCGGTCACACCGGGTTCGATCGATCCGGTCGCGGACCTTGAAGAAGCTGTATCGGTTGCCGAAGAAATCGGCTTTCCCGTGATGCTGAAAGCGTCTGCGGGAGGAGGCGGACGCGGCATGAGAGTGGCATACGGCATGAACGAGCTTCGCGAAGCTTTCGCGCGCGCGAAGGCGGAGGCGAAGGCTGCGTTCAGCGACGATTCTTTATACATTGAAAAATATTTGACCGGGGTCCGCCATATTGAAGTACAGATTTTGGCCGATGCGGAAACGGTTGTGCATCTCGGTGAAAGAGATTGTACCCTGCAAAGACGGAATCAAAAGCTGCTGGAAGAAAGTCCGTCCCCGGCGCTTTCCGGGCGCTTGCGGGAGGAAATTACCGAGGCTGCCGTGCGGTTGGCCCGGCACGCAGGCTATCAAAGCGCGGGAACCGTGGAATTTATTGTGGACGAGGCGACAGGGCGCTTCCACTTTATTGAAATGAATACCCGGATCCAAGTGGAGCATCCGGTTACCGAAATGATTACGGGAATTGACCTTGTCAAAAAGCAGATTGAGATCGCGCAAGGAACGCCGCTGGGAGTGAGCCAGGAGGACATTGAATTCAGCGGGCATGCGATCGAATGCCGGATTAATGCGGAGGATGCGGAAAAAGATTTCATTCCCAATCCGGGCGAAATCCAAAGCTATATCCCTACCGGGGGACCCGGAATCCGGATGGACAGTCATATTTTTGCGGGATATCGGGTTCCTCCCCACTATGATTCCCTGCTCGGCAAAGTGATCGCCTGGGGTACTACGAGGGAAGAAGCGATCGCCAGAATGAAGCGGGCGCTTGAGGACATGACCATCACGGGGGTTGCGACCACGGTCCCGTTTTGCAAAAAACTGATTGAGCATCCTAATTTTAAAGCCGGCCGGTTCAACACCCGGTTCGTTGAGGACGGCTTGCTTCATGCAAGCCTTCGCGAATAG